The following are from one region of the Polynucleobacter sp. MWH-CaK5 genome:
- the rfaD gene encoding ADP-glyceromanno-heptose 6-epimerase, producing MTYIVTGAAGFVGANIIQGFNARGIKNIIAVDELNPADKYRNLADLEIADYFDKSEFLSAFSKGHFGKVTAVFHEGACSDTMETDGQYMMANNYRYSIDLLDICTEHHVPFLYASSAATYGGSDVFKEDRQFEKPLNVYGYSKFLFDQVVRQRLQDEATTAQVVGFRYFNVYGPRESHKGRMASVAFHHYHQFMESNLVKLFGEYDGYKEGEQKRDFVSVEDVVKVNLFFHDHPEKSGIFNLGTGRAQPFNDVAKSVINSLRKIHGHAELSLSDLVDERLLEYVPFPEALKGKYQSFTQADLTNLRAAGYKDDFLTVEQGVSKYMAWLSENSDFLAQPM from the coding sequence ATGACATACATTGTGACTGGCGCAGCAGGATTTGTTGGCGCAAATATTATTCAAGGTTTTAATGCCCGAGGCATTAAAAATATCATTGCTGTTGATGAGCTAAATCCAGCTGATAAATACCGCAATTTGGCTGATTTAGAGATTGCTGATTATTTCGATAAATCTGAATTTTTGTCAGCTTTTTCCAAGGGTCATTTTGGTAAGGTCACAGCCGTGTTTCATGAGGGTGCTTGTTCAGACACCATGGAAACTGATGGCCAATACATGATGGCGAATAACTACCGTTATTCAATTGATCTATTGGACATTTGCACCGAACATCACGTACCTTTTTTATATGCATCATCTGCAGCCACCTATGGTGGTTCTGATGTGTTTAAAGAGGATCGCCAATTTGAGAAGCCATTGAACGTTTACGGCTATTCCAAGTTTTTGTTTGATCAGGTAGTTCGTCAGCGTTTACAAGACGAAGCCACAACCGCTCAAGTGGTTGGGTTCAGATACTTTAATGTTTATGGACCTAGAGAATCACACAAGGGTCGCATGGCTTCAGTTGCTTTTCATCATTACCATCAATTCATGGAATCCAATTTGGTTAAATTGTTCGGTGAATATGATGGCTACAAAGAAGGTGAGCAAAAGAGAGACTTTGTTTCTGTAGAAGATGTGGTCAAGGTGAATTTATTTTTCCATGATCACCCAGAAAAAAGTGGCATATTTAATTTAGGCACCGGACGTGCACAACCATTCAATGATGTGGCCAAATCAGTGATCAACTCTTTGAGAAAAATCCATGGGCACGCCGAACTCTCTTTGTCTGATTTGGTTGATGAAAGATTGCTTGAGTATGTTCCTTTCCCGGAAGCTCTGAAAGGCAAGTACCAGTCATTCACCCAAGCTGATTTAACAAATTTGAGAGCTGCAGGCTACAAAGACGACTTCCTAACGGTTGAGCAGGGCGTCAGCAAATACATGGCATGGTTGTCAGAAAATTCTGATTTTCTTGCACAGCCCATGTAA
- a CDS encoding ComEA family DNA-binding protein, whose product MFSKVLQPIINFIMAAFVGLFLFSGHALAKVEINSADQAALESVRGLGPSKAKAILLERKKNGPFKDSADLHTRVKGIGEKTVERLMQNGLTINNKTVAAPNKDKSKNSAKEASSKRSSDKEKEGAKKAKSEKASSEKPAKQSRKAKEDTKQGKQNNQRGKEAS is encoded by the coding sequence ATGTTTTCAAAAGTATTACAACCAATTATCAATTTCATCATGGCAGCTTTTGTGGGCCTGTTTTTATTCAGCGGTCATGCCTTGGCAAAGGTGGAAATTAATTCAGCCGATCAGGCAGCCCTGGAGTCTGTTCGAGGTTTGGGCCCATCGAAAGCAAAGGCTATTTTGCTTGAGCGAAAAAAGAATGGGCCATTCAAGGATTCGGCTGATTTACATACCAGGGTCAAAGGTATTGGTGAGAAAACCGTTGAACGCTTGATGCAAAATGGTTTAACGATCAACAATAAAACTGTTGCTGCACCAAATAAAGACAAGTCCAAGAACAGCGCCAAAGAAGCCTCTTCTAAAAGATCTTCAGATAAAGAAAAAGAAGGCGCCAAGAAAGCGAAGTCAGAAAAAGCCAGTTCAGAAAAACCAGCGAAGCAAAGTAGAAAAGCTAAAGAAGACACAAAGCAAGGCAAGCAAAATAATCAGAGAGGTAAAGAAGCTTCCTAA
- the cysM gene encoding cysteine synthase CysM has product MSTSRPNYPTIAQTVGHTPLVRLQRIPGAGNAERNNVILGKLEGNNPAGSVKDRPALSMFMRAEERGDISPGDTLIEATSGNTGIALAMVAAILGYKMILVMPENQSIERRQSMAAYGAELILTPATGGMEYARDYAEQLQKDGKGKILDQFGNKDNPKAHIESTGPEIWEDTQGQVTHFVSAMGTTGTITGVSVYLKKKNANIQIIGAQPEDGSQIPGIRKWSPEYIPKIYADAKVDRIEYVSQAAAEDMARRLAREEGIFCGISAAGALVVALRVAERIENATIVFIVCDRGDRYLSTGVFPA; this is encoded by the coding sequence ATGTCTACTTCACGTCCAAACTATCCGACCATTGCCCAAACTGTTGGCCATACACCATTGGTGCGTTTACAGCGCATACCTGGAGCAGGCAATGCAGAACGAAACAACGTTATTTTGGGCAAGTTAGAGGGTAATAATCCAGCTGGATCGGTCAAGGATCGACCAGCTTTATCCATGTTCATGCGCGCTGAAGAGCGTGGGGATATCAGTCCTGGCGATACCCTGATTGAAGCAACCAGTGGTAACACTGGTATTGCCTTGGCTATGGTTGCAGCCATCCTGGGTTACAAGATGATTTTGGTGATGCCTGAGAATCAAAGTATTGAGCGCCGTCAAAGCATGGCAGCTTATGGCGCTGAATTGATTCTGACTCCGGCCACAGGTGGCATGGAGTATGCAAGAGATTACGCTGAGCAACTACAAAAAGATGGCAAGGGGAAAATCCTTGATCAGTTTGGCAATAAAGATAATCCCAAGGCTCATATTGAATCAACAGGTCCTGAGATTTGGGAAGATACCCAAGGTCAAGTGACGCACTTTGTTTCAGCGATGGGTACCACAGGAACAATCACTGGTGTTTCGGTCTATCTCAAAAAGAAGAACGCAAATATTCAAATCATCGGGGCTCAGCCAGAAGACGGTTCTCAAATACCTGGTATTCGTAAGTGGTCTCCTGAATACATTCCTAAAATCTATGCTGATGCAAAGGTTGATCGCATTGAATACGTGAGTCAAGCTGCGGCTGAAGACATGGCCCGTCGATTGGCAAGAGAAGAAGGTATCTTTTGCGGTATCTCGGCAGCAGGAGCTTTGGTAGTAGCTTTGAGGGTTGCGGAGAGAATTGAAAACGCCACGATCGTTTTCATTGTCTGTGATCGCGGTGACCGTTATTTATCAACAGGCGTTTTTCCAGCTTAA
- the mltB gene encoding lytic murein transglycosylase B: MSQAESINPDSLQAFLEMVSKNHQIPMSDLKRAFEDTKAIPSIKKLVMPPPPGFQKNWKVYRSRFVEPRRLAAGQKFWSTHRSFIEKTEKETGVPAEIIVAIIGVETIYGRHMGSFSVRDSLSTLGFDYPNTPNKIARETLFKNQLEDLILLCWAENRQEKPFKACLNQTGSYAGAIGLPQFMPGSIRRFAVDGNKDGKIDLRNSPQDAIASVANFLKVHGWVQDEPIYLEIESTQTAQDNATRLADGEPKAKLQLGDLINQGLMKQSSLPANTPSLIVDLPSPANNGGTDVRYVIGLRNFLAICDYNRSFFYAQSVAEFAEALDDPKPANDVAKKTKKKPNKAAKKSNSTGTSGSKSSNKSVSR, encoded by the coding sequence ATGAGCCAAGCAGAGTCCATCAACCCTGACTCCTTGCAAGCTTTTTTAGAGATGGTGTCTAAAAATCATCAAATTCCGATGAGTGATCTAAAGCGTGCTTTTGAAGATACAAAAGCAATTCCCTCCATTAAGAAATTGGTGATGCCACCACCTCCAGGCTTTCAAAAGAACTGGAAAGTCTATCGCAGCAGATTTGTTGAACCTAGGCGCTTAGCTGCTGGTCAAAAGTTTTGGTCAACCCATCGTTCTTTCATTGAAAAAACTGAAAAAGAGACTGGTGTTCCAGCAGAGATCATTGTTGCCATCATCGGCGTTGAAACAATTTATGGTCGCCACATGGGAAGCTTCTCTGTTCGAGACTCTCTCAGCACCCTTGGATTCGACTACCCCAACACCCCTAACAAAATAGCCAGAGAAACTTTATTCAAGAATCAGTTAGAAGACTTAATCTTGCTTTGTTGGGCAGAGAACCGCCAAGAAAAACCATTCAAAGCTTGCTTAAACCAAACTGGATCATATGCAGGCGCCATTGGTTTACCTCAGTTCATGCCGGGCAGCATTAGGCGCTTTGCTGTGGATGGCAATAAAGATGGCAAGATCGATTTAAGAAATTCGCCACAAGACGCGATTGCCAGCGTTGCCAACTTCTTAAAAGTGCATGGCTGGGTTCAAGACGAGCCTATTTATCTTGAGATTGAGAGCACTCAAACCGCACAAGACAATGCCACACGTTTGGCTGATGGCGAACCAAAAGCAAAGCTTCAATTAGGCGATCTGATCAATCAAGGCTTAATGAAACAAAGCTCGCTACCTGCAAACACACCAAGCTTGATCGTTGACTTACCAAGCCCTGCCAATAATGGCGGCACCGATGTTCGCTACGTGATTGGTCTGCGTAACTTCTTAGCCATCTGCGATTACAACCGCAGCTTCTTTTATGCTCAATCAGTCGCGGAGTTTGCTGAAGCTTTAGATGATCCTAAACCGGCCAATGATGTTGCTAAGAAGACGAAAAAGAAACCTAACAAAGCTGCGAAAAAAAGTAATTCAACAGGCACGTCTGGCAGCAAATCAAGCAACAAGTCAGTCAGCAGATAA
- a CDS encoding electron transfer flavoprotein subunit beta/FixA family protein, whose product MKILVAVKRVVDYNVKVRVKSDQSGVDIANVKMSMNPFDEIAVEEAVRLKEAGLATEIVAVSCGLTQSQETIRTAMAIGADRGILVETDAELQPLAVAKLLKAIVDKEQPDLIILGKQAIDDDSNQTGQMLAALLNISQATFASKVQLADGKAVVTREVDGGLETISIKLPAVITTDLRLNEPRYVTLPNIMKAKKKPLDIFKPEDLSVDVAPRITTIKVSEPPARSAGVMVPDIKTLVDKLKNEAKVI is encoded by the coding sequence ATGAAAATTTTGGTGGCTGTTAAACGTGTCGTTGATTACAACGTCAAAGTACGAGTCAAATCTGATCAATCAGGCGTTGATATTGCAAACGTCAAAATGAGCATGAACCCATTTGATGAAATTGCGGTTGAAGAAGCTGTCCGTCTTAAAGAGGCGGGCCTTGCAACCGAAATCGTTGCAGTTTCTTGTGGCTTAACTCAATCTCAAGAAACCATTCGTACGGCCATGGCCATCGGCGCTGACAGAGGCATCTTGGTTGAAACAGATGCCGAGCTACAGCCTTTGGCAGTCGCTAAATTATTAAAGGCCATCGTTGATAAAGAGCAGCCTGATTTAATTATCTTGGGCAAGCAAGCGATTGACGATGACAGCAATCAAACGGGCCAAATGTTGGCCGCTTTATTAAATATCTCTCAAGCAACCTTTGCTTCAAAAGTTCAGCTTGCTGATGGTAAGGCAGTCGTTACTCGTGAGGTGGATGGCGGTTTAGAAACTATTTCAATTAAGTTGCCTGCTGTGATTACCACAGATTTACGTTTGAACGAGCCTCGCTACGTCACATTGCCTAACATCATGAAAGCGAAAAAGAAGCCACTGGATATTTTTAAGCCAGAGGATTTATCTGTTGATGTTGCGCCGCGCATCACAACCATCAAAGTATCAGAACCGCCAGCGCGTAGTGCTGGGGTGATGGTTCCAGACATCAAAACGTTGGTGGATAAACTTAAAAATGAAGCAAAGGTGATCTAA
- a CDS encoding electron transfer flavoprotein subunit alpha/FixB family protein, which translates to MTILLIAEHDNLSLKAATLNTVAAALACGGDVHVLVAGHQADAAAQSASLVSGVTKVIHVDAPHLQHQLGENLAEQILALTSGSAYSHILAPATAIGKNTLPRVAAKLDVAQVSDITRVISADTFERPIYAGNAIATVQSRDAIKVITVRTTGFDPVANTGGNAAIEKITAVADSAISAFVSKEINQSDRPELSAAKVVVSGGRGLGSAEKYQELLEPLADKLGAALGASRAAVDAGYVPNDYQVGQTGKIVAPQLYIAVGISGAIQHLAGMKDSKVIVAINKDADAAIFSVADYGLVADLFTAVPELIKELG; encoded by the coding sequence ATGACTATTTTGTTAATAGCAGAACACGACAACCTTTCTCTAAAGGCTGCAACTCTTAATACCGTCGCTGCAGCTCTTGCATGCGGTGGTGATGTGCATGTTTTAGTTGCTGGACATCAAGCCGATGCCGCGGCTCAATCAGCATCATTGGTTTCTGGGGTAACAAAGGTCATTCATGTGGATGCGCCGCATCTACAACATCAGCTGGGTGAAAACTTGGCCGAGCAAATTTTGGCTCTGACTTCAGGCTCTGCTTACTCTCATATCTTGGCACCAGCCACGGCGATTGGTAAAAATACTTTGCCAAGAGTGGCAGCAAAATTAGATGTGGCTCAAGTATCTGATATCACCAGGGTGATCAGCGCTGATACTTTTGAGAGACCTATTTATGCAGGTAATGCCATCGCCACAGTTCAATCTCGCGATGCTATTAAGGTGATCACTGTGCGAACCACTGGATTTGATCCAGTCGCCAATACTGGTGGAAATGCTGCGATTGAAAAAATCACTGCCGTTGCTGATTCAGCAATCTCTGCATTTGTTTCTAAAGAAATTAATCAATCTGATCGTCCAGAGTTGTCCGCCGCAAAAGTGGTGGTGTCTGGTGGACGTGGTTTAGGTTCAGCAGAAAAGTACCAAGAATTGCTTGAGCCTTTGGCTGACAAATTGGGTGCTGCTTTAGGCGCATCTAGAGCAGCTGTTGATGCTGGTTATGTGCCCAATGATTATCAAGTAGGACAAACTGGAAAAATCGTAGCGCCGCAGCTTTACATTGCTGTTGGTATTTCAGGAGCTATTCAGCACTTGGCCGGCATGAAAGATTCTAAGGTGATTGTTGCGATCAACAAAGATGCTGATGCTGCTATTTTCAGTGTCGCTGATTATGGCCTTGTGGCTGATTTGTTCACAGCAGTGCCGGAGCTGATCAAAGAATTGGGTTGA
- a CDS encoding META domain-containing protein: MTNLRPSTLFLTLLASSSLFLGACAQVMPPCNAVNAPAIQDVQASQWSLIRWHYTSPNDGKTRQRSIPHGENKTPVSINFSPDGKSVSGYSGCNLYTAQVQLGDKGFVLEKIASTRKACDPATSELEYKFLSYLSNYRSMVRDGDRLLIMTRDNEVLSFSLKK, encoded by the coding sequence ATGACTAATTTAAGACCATCGACCCTGTTTTTGACACTCTTGGCCAGTTCCAGCTTATTTTTGGGTGCCTGCGCCCAAGTCATGCCCCCTTGTAACGCCGTGAACGCTCCAGCCATTCAAGATGTCCAAGCCAGCCAATGGAGCTTGATCAGATGGCATTACACCAGCCCTAATGATGGAAAAACCCGTCAAAGATCAATTCCACATGGTGAAAATAAGACCCCTGTGAGCATTAACTTCTCACCTGATGGTAAATCTGTCAGTGGTTACTCCGGTTGCAACCTCTACACCGCTCAAGTTCAACTAGGAGACAAAGGGTTCGTCTTAGAAAAAATAGCCAGCACCCGCAAAGCCTGCGATCCTGCTACTTCCGAATTGGAATATAAATTTTTAAGTTATTTAAGTAACTACCGAAGCATGGTGCGTGATGGTGATCGACTCTTGATCATGACCCGTGACAATGAAGTTTTGAGTTTTTCACTTAAAAAATAA
- the rpsP gene encoding 30S ribosomal protein S16, which produces MVVIRLARGGSKNRPFFSIVATDKRNRRDSNFIERIGYYNPSAVETEQGFRVAQDRLTYWQGVGAQLSPTVARLLKGAPKA; this is translated from the coding sequence ATGGTCGTCATTCGACTCGCACGTGGCGGTTCTAAAAATCGTCCATTCTTTAGCATCGTAGCTACTGACAAACGCAATCGCCGTGACTCGAACTTTATCGAGCGCATCGGTTATTACAATCCTAGCGCAGTAGAAACTGAACAAGGTTTCCGCGTTGCTCAGGATCGTTTGACATATTGGCAAGGCGTTGGTGCTCAGTTGTCACCAACAGTAGCACGTTTACTTAAGGGTGCTCCTAAGGCCTAA
- the rimM gene encoding ribosome maturation factor RimM (Essential for efficient processing of 16S rRNA), whose amino-acid sequence MSTAMKSTATSSPSDLVLVGHVLDAQGIRGLVKIKPYSKEPLALFSAPLVWLSKPPALADLARPMAVKTAKEHSGQILLGLEDINDRDQALAIKGMAVYVSRADFPEEEDDSFYWVDLIGLPVINEQGQKLGLVVDLMDNGAQSILCVRLEGQKEDRLIPFIESVIKSVNKDANDPERQIVVDWQLDW is encoded by the coding sequence ATGAGTACTGCAATGAAAAGTACTGCAACGAGTTCTCCATCTGACCTAGTTCTTGTCGGGCATGTGCTCGACGCTCAAGGGATCAGAGGTTTGGTGAAAATCAAGCCTTATTCAAAAGAGCCCTTAGCTTTATTCTCAGCGCCGCTAGTTTGGTTATCTAAGCCTCCAGCCTTGGCGGACTTGGCTCGACCTATGGCAGTTAAAACTGCTAAAGAACACAGTGGGCAAATCCTTCTCGGACTAGAAGACATCAATGATCGTGATCAAGCCCTTGCCATCAAAGGCATGGCGGTTTACGTCAGTCGTGCTGACTTTCCTGAAGAGGAAGACGATAGTTTTTATTGGGTAGACCTGATTGGTTTGCCTGTGATCAATGAGCAAGGCCAAAAATTGGGCTTGGTGGTTGATCTGATGGACAACGGCGCACAATCTATTTTGTGTGTACGCCTTGAAGGACAAAAAGAAGATCGATTGATCCCATTCATTGAATCCGTCATTAAATCAGTCAACAAAGATGCCAATGATCCAGAACGTCAAATCGTTGTGGATTGGCAACTGGACTGGTGA
- the trmD gene encoding tRNA (guanosine(37)-N1)-methyltransferase TrmD — protein sequence MRFDLVTIFPEMFSALTSWGITGRAFEQGLASIHTWNPRDFTQDARRTVDDRAYGGGPGMVMMAKPLDDALDAVAKDQEKSAKKGPVILLSPQGERFTQKKAKYIKDLGVVTLLCGRYEAIDQRLVERRVDEELSLGDFVVSGGEIPAMAVMDAVIRLIPGALGDADSVAQDSFMEGLLDCFHYTRPENYENLLVPDVLLGGHHAKIADYRRKQSLELTLKRRPDLIIQARQQGLLSSADEAFLASLQK from the coding sequence ATGCGTTTTGACCTTGTAACCATCTTTCCTGAAATGTTCTCTGCATTGACCTCTTGGGGGATCACGGGCAGAGCTTTTGAGCAGGGTTTGGCCAGCATTCACACATGGAACCCAAGAGACTTCACACAAGACGCCAGACGAACTGTTGACGATAGGGCATATGGTGGTGGCCCTGGCATGGTCATGATGGCAAAACCCTTGGATGATGCGCTGGATGCTGTGGCAAAAGATCAGGAAAAATCGGCTAAAAAAGGCCCGGTGATCTTGTTGTCTCCTCAAGGTGAGCGATTTACTCAGAAAAAAGCCAAATATATTAAGGATTTAGGCGTTGTGACCCTCTTATGTGGGCGTTACGAGGCCATTGACCAGCGTTTGGTGGAGCGCCGCGTGGACGAAGAGCTCAGTTTGGGTGATTTTGTGGTTTCTGGAGGTGAAATACCTGCCATGGCGGTGATGGACGCTGTGATCCGTTTAATCCCTGGAGCCCTTGGAGATGCTGATTCTGTCGCCCAAGATAGCTTTATGGAGGGGCTTTTGGACTGTTTTCACTACACCAGGCCCGAAAATTATGAAAATTTATTGGTTCCGGACGTGCTTTTAGGCGGACATCACGCTAAAATAGCGGATTACCGTCGGAAACAATCTTTGGAGCTGACGTTAAAGCGACGACCTGATTTAATTATTCAGGCACGTCAGCAAGGCTTGTTGAGTTCTGCAGATGAAGCTTTTTTAGCCTCATTGCAAAAATAA
- the rplS gene encoding 50S ribosomal protein L19: MNIIESIEQEEIARLTANKTLPAFAPGDTVVVSVNVVEGTRKRVQAYEGVVIAKRNRGLNSSFIVRKISSGEGIERTFQTYSPLIASIEVKRRGDVRRAKLYYLRDRSGKSARIKEKLQARTKEVVAE; encoded by the coding sequence ATGAACATTATTGAATCAATTGAGCAAGAAGAGATTGCTCGTCTAACAGCCAACAAAACGCTACCTGCGTTTGCACCTGGCGATACAGTTGTTGTAAGCGTTAACGTGGTTGAAGGTACTCGTAAACGTGTGCAGGCTTACGAAGGTGTTGTGATTGCTAAACGCAATCGTGGTTTGAACTCAAGCTTCATCGTTCGCAAGATTTCATCTGGCGAAGGTATTGAGCGTACATTCCAAACTTACTCACCATTGATCGCTAGCATTGAAGTTAAGCGTCGCGGTGATGTACGTCGTGCTAAGTTGTACTACTTGCGTGATCGTTCTGGTAAATCAGCACGTATCAAAGAGAAGCTACAAGCTCGCACAAAAGAAGTTGTGGCTGAGTAA
- a CDS encoding CoA pyrophosphatase encodes MSRSADHSPKTMATSQAIFDPREVPIVSRDSHMPAIEQALLKPDALRLRFTQEKHWEAEVTDENRAALAREGSVRAGRGDALTPAAVLIPLIMYENELKILLTQRTAHLHDHPGQISFPGGRSDPQDGSATETALREAEEEIGLPASRVEILGSLPHYLTITGYQVTPVVSLVDAGHSYTADEFEVADIFEVPMEYLMNPHHHEQRMWESPQGYRRFYAMPYENKFIWGATAGMLRNLYHFLKA; translated from the coding sequence ATGTCACGTTCAGCAGATCATTCACCTAAAACCATGGCGACTTCTCAAGCTATTTTTGATCCGCGAGAAGTACCGATTGTGTCTAGGGACAGTCATATGCCTGCCATTGAGCAAGCTTTATTGAAACCCGATGCATTGCGCTTGAGGTTTACCCAGGAGAAGCACTGGGAAGCTGAGGTGACCGATGAAAACCGAGCAGCCTTGGCCAGAGAAGGATCGGTCAGAGCAGGTCGTGGAGATGCTCTAACGCCTGCTGCAGTGTTGATTCCACTGATCATGTATGAGAATGAATTAAAAATTCTCCTCACACAAAGAACAGCCCATTTGCATGATCATCCTGGGCAAATTAGTTTTCCTGGAGGACGTTCAGACCCTCAAGATGGCTCAGCCACAGAGACTGCTTTGCGTGAAGCAGAAGAAGAGATTGGGCTGCCAGCCAGCAGAGTTGAAATACTCGGTTCATTGCCCCATTACTTGACTATCACAGGCTATCAGGTGACCCCTGTGGTGAGCCTAGTCGACGCAGGACATTCTTATACGGCCGATGAGTTTGAAGTGGCTGATATTTTTGAGGTGCCGATGGAGTATTTGATGAACCCACATCATCATGAGCAACGGATGTGGGAAAGCCCACAGGGCTATCGTCGTTTTTATGCAATGCCCTATGAAAATAAGTTCATTTGGGGAGCAACTGCGGGTATGCTACGGAATCTTTATCACTTTTTAAAAGCATGA
- a CDS encoding CobD/CbiB family protein — translation MTFFSLLFALIAEQYKPVEKNHWVHRITHGWLDFIVKNIDTGAERSGRLACVAAMIPPVVLVLAIHILLLATQPMLAFVWNVLIVYLFLGFRQFSHPFTAIHEALLERDLDTARQLLAEWQGAGLNTETMSESEVIRLTLEQAIIGAHRHVFGPIFWFMLPFGPAGVVLYRLSETAAQRWPAQASSSLASAARSLFQIIDWIPVRLTAIGFAIVGNFEDAIYGWRFHLRKWSNELEAIILAAGAGALGVRLGAPLPEPDSDEALRMAESGEPPIYDLGIEASLRSLRSAVGLVWRAVILWLTLIALMTISVWLG, via the coding sequence ATGACATTTTTCTCATTACTCTTCGCGCTCATTGCTGAGCAATACAAGCCAGTTGAAAAAAATCACTGGGTTCATCGCATCACCCATGGTTGGTTAGACTTTATTGTCAAAAATATCGACACTGGCGCAGAGCGCAGTGGCCGTTTGGCCTGTGTGGCGGCTATGATTCCTCCGGTTGTTTTGGTATTAGCCATCCACATTCTTTTGCTAGCCACTCAACCGATGTTGGCGTTTGTTTGGAATGTTTTGATTGTTTATTTATTTTTAGGATTTAGACAGTTCAGCCATCCATTCACTGCCATTCATGAAGCCTTACTTGAGCGTGATTTAGACACTGCGCGACAACTGCTGGCCGAGTGGCAGGGCGCAGGTCTTAATACGGAAACCATGAGCGAATCAGAAGTGATTCGTTTGACTCTTGAGCAAGCCATCATTGGCGCTCATCGTCATGTCTTTGGACCAATCTTTTGGTTCATGTTGCCTTTTGGCCCTGCAGGAGTTGTTTTATATCGCTTAAGTGAGACGGCAGCCCAACGTTGGCCTGCTCAAGCAAGTAGTTCTTTGGCAAGCGCTGCCAGAAGTTTGTTCCAGATCATTGATTGGATCCCTGTGCGTTTGACTGCGATTGGCTTTGCGATTGTGGGCAATTTTGAAGACGCGATTTACGGCTGGCGCTTTCATTTACGCAAGTGGAGCAATGAACTTGAGGCCATCATTTTGGCTGCGGGCGCCGGTGCATTGGGTGTTCGTTTAGGTGCACCACTACCTGAGCCAGACAGTGACGAAGCTTTGCGCATGGCTGAGTCAGGCGAGCCGCCTATTTATGATTTGGGGATTGAAGCTTCTTTGCGCAGTCTGCGTTCTGCCGTTGGTTTGGTTTGGCGCGCAGTGATTCTTTGGCTAACGCTAATTGCTTTGATGACTATTTCAGTTTGGCTTGGATAG
- the rsgA gene encoding ribosome small subunit-dependent GTPase A — MKSFKALLVASYGRHYLARAIEGEADINPQALYQVTSRGKQHLGAVGDILEVQETGPEQAVIEKIVERKNLLYRSDAYKSKSIASNVDQILIVLATEPGFSPDLLGRAVIAAETAGIIPRIILNKCDLPNKLPAARKMLEPYIAMGYPVHEMSVKHDPASVEALLPHVQGRVSVLVGQSGMGKSTLLNALIPDAAAQTQEHSKKLDSGKHTTTACRYYDLPPAKESTSTNSFTGALIDSPGFQEFGLAHLSESELQHAFIEFRPLLGKCKFHNCSHGDEPGCVVRAAVDAGTISAQRVDLFRQLRHESHNADTIQAKLK; from the coding sequence ATGAAATCATTCAAAGCCCTCCTAGTTGCATCCTATGGCCGACATTATTTGGCTAGAGCAATAGAGGGTGAAGCAGATATCAATCCACAAGCTTTATATCAAGTCACCTCCCGCGGCAAACAACATTTAGGTGCCGTTGGGGACATCTTAGAAGTTCAAGAGACTGGCCCTGAGCAAGCAGTGATTGAAAAAATTGTTGAGCGTAAAAATCTTTTGTACCGCTCAGATGCTTACAAGAGTAAATCAATTGCGAGCAATGTCGATCAGATCTTGATCGTACTTGCCACTGAACCAGGATTCTCTCCAGACCTTTTAGGTCGCGCAGTGATCGCTGCTGAAACTGCAGGCATCATTCCTCGAATCATTCTTAATAAATGCGATCTTCCTAACAAATTACCGGCTGCACGCAAGATGCTCGAGCCGTACATTGCGATGGGATACCCTGTTCACGAAATGTCGGTGAAACATGATCCCGCATCAGTAGAAGCTTTACTACCGCATGTTCAGGGTCGTGTATCAGTATTGGTTGGTCAATCAGGCATGGGTAAATCCACCCTATTGAATGCTTTAATTCCTGATGCCGCCGCCCAGACTCAAGAGCATTCCAAGAAGTTAGACAGTGGCAAACACACCACCACAGCTTGTCGGTATTACGATTTACCACCCGCTAAAGAAAGCACTTCTACCAACTCTTTTACTGGCGCACTGATCGACTCACCAGGGTTTCAGGAGTTTGGTTTAGCTCATCTCTCAGAGAGCGAGCTTCAACATGCTTTTATTGAGTTCAGACCCTTGCTAGGGAAATGCAAGTTTCATAACTGCAGCCATGGTGATGAGCCTGGCTGCGTTGTCAGAGCTGCTGTAGATGCTGGAACAATTTCAGCGCAGCGAGTGGATTTATTCCGTCAACTGCGCCATGAATCTCACAATGCAGATACTATCCAAGCCAAACTGAAATAG